The following are encoded in a window of Nakamurella sp. A5-74 genomic DNA:
- a CDS encoding hydantoinase B/oxoprolinase family protein, whose translation MSIETVDKSVPDSITTEIIRHGLLAAAEEMARNLCRTAYNTVVYEIHDYGIGIHDAAGDVVADAPGIAVFTRGNDHGIKRAVEFLGKEAMGAGDVFLLNFPYWSSAHTLDPLVFAPIHFEGELIGYTSCRIHVLDLKQKDPGYVLDSTDMSQEGLFFPASRLYRGGESCDDLWNIIRFNSRLPERTIGDIQAQVSACVSGIRRTQEIAEKYGAATLTTAMRTINDHGEALARLALAKLPKGTWTAFDFVDSDGIELDRLIRMNVTVTVSDDGMVIDWTGSERDVRGPINLPVGQTEAFCSLIFKAMTTPDTPVVAGNFRPLTVITEVGSVMHAIPPMPTFTLWTALIGGEVVLKALAQGMPELVPACSGGDVCSMMGLGINPRTGDHWLEATNEAVGFGGHAGGDGADGIMHLSEPGCRNNPVEVLETKSPMFIESYGYRPDTGGAGEFRGGVGVGRTYRFTAPSTGICLVYKTKTKPWPIDGGLPGDNNHVILNPGTDRETVTGGSYNILDTGDVLVNNTGGGGGYGDPLLRPTTKVLQDLRNGFIGIEAAARDYGVVCDGRTLLVDEEATAQMRAERLAAGARSGETHT comes from the coding sequence GTGAGCATCGAGACAGTCGACAAATCGGTCCCCGATTCGATCACCACCGAGATCATCAGACACGGTCTGCTGGCTGCCGCCGAGGAGATGGCGCGCAACCTGTGCCGCACCGCGTACAACACCGTCGTCTACGAGATCCACGACTACGGCATCGGGATCCATGACGCAGCAGGCGATGTGGTCGCCGATGCGCCGGGCATTGCCGTCTTCACCCGCGGCAACGACCACGGCATCAAACGGGCGGTGGAGTTCCTCGGCAAGGAGGCGATGGGTGCCGGCGATGTGTTCCTGCTCAACTTCCCGTACTGGTCGTCGGCGCACACCCTCGACCCGTTGGTGTTCGCCCCGATCCATTTCGAGGGGGAGTTGATCGGCTACACCTCGTGCCGCATCCACGTCCTGGACCTCAAGCAGAAGGACCCCGGTTACGTGCTGGATTCCACCGACATGTCGCAGGAGGGCCTGTTCTTTCCCGCCAGCCGGCTCTACCGGGGCGGGGAGTCGTGCGACGACCTCTGGAACATCATCCGGTTCAACTCCCGGCTTCCGGAACGGACGATCGGCGACATCCAGGCGCAGGTCTCGGCCTGCGTCTCCGGGATCCGGCGGACCCAGGAGATCGCCGAGAAGTACGGCGCCGCAACGCTCACCACGGCGATGCGGACGATCAACGACCACGGCGAGGCCCTCGCGCGGCTGGCCCTGGCGAAGCTGCCCAAGGGCACCTGGACGGCCTTCGACTTCGTCGACTCAGACGGTATCGAGCTCGATCGGTTGATCAGGATGAACGTCACCGTCACGGTGTCGGACGACGGGATGGTCATCGACTGGACCGGGAGCGAACGGGATGTCCGTGGCCCGATCAACCTGCCGGTCGGGCAGACGGAAGCGTTCTGCAGCTTGATCTTCAAGGCGATGACGACCCCGGACACCCCGGTGGTGGCCGGCAACTTCCGGCCGCTGACCGTCATCACCGAAGTGGGCTCGGTGATGCATGCGATTCCGCCGATGCCGACCTTCACCCTGTGGACGGCGCTGATCGGCGGCGAGGTGGTGCTCAAAGCCCTGGCACAGGGTATGCCGGAGCTGGTTCCTGCGTGCTCCGGCGGCGACGTCTGCTCGATGATGGGTCTGGGTATCAACCCGCGGACCGGGGACCACTGGCTGGAGGCCACCAACGAGGCGGTCGGGTTCGGTGGTCACGCCGGCGGTGATGGTGCGGACGGCATCATGCACCTGAGCGAGCCGGGGTGCCGGAACAACCCGGTCGAGGTGCTGGAGACGAAGTCGCCGATGTTCATCGAGTCGTACGGTTATCGGCCGGACACCGGCGGCGCCGGCGAGTTCCGCGGAGGTGTCGGGGTGGGTAGGACGTACCGCTTCACCGCTCCGTCGACGGGTATCTGCCTGGTGTACAAGACGAAGACCAAGCCGTGGCCGATCGACGGCGGGCTGCCGGGCGACAACAACCACGTGATCCTCAACCCCGGAACCGACCGGGAGACCGTCACCGGTGGCAGCTACAACATCCTGGACACCGGTGACGTGCTGGTGAACAACACCGGCGGTGGTGGGGGATACGGCGATCCGTTGCTCCGGCCGACGACCAAGGTGCTGCAGGACCTGCGCAACGGGTTCATCGGGATCGAGGCGGCGGCCCGGGACTACGGTGTTGTCTGCGACGGGCGCACCCTGCTCGTCGACGAGGAAGCGACAGCACAGATGCGAGCCGAGCGGCTGGCGGCTGGTGCCCGATCGGGGGAGACGCACACGTGA